The sequence TATTTACGTCGCCCAGCAGATTTCGTGTTACATCCCTAACTACTTGCGAGACTACCCCAGCGTAGACCGCTTGCTGGAAACGGTCGAGCGTTACGAAGAAGACCTTAAAGACACCACCACCATCCATGGCTCGCTGCATGTCATCATCGATGTCGACACACCGATCCTCGTTTCTCACGAGCGACGTCCTAAAGGGGACGAAGACCCGCTGATGGACGAACTAAAGCAGCGTCTCCAAGCAAAATTGAACGAACTGAAAGCCGAATCTCAGCTCTATTCGCCGAAGTAATTTTCCTAGCGTTCCGCCTCATCCCCACTTATGATGGATACCAGAATGCATCTGCGGAATGACCTGGAAAATCTCTGAGATGGCGAACGTCAAGCAACTTTCTGAACTTCAGCATGGACAATCGGCCGACTTCTTCGCTCAGTTATGTAAGAAGGTCCCAGGCACCACTCGGCAAGGGCGTCCTTTCTTCGCGGTCGAGTTTCGCGACAACCGTCGCAACGCTTCCTCCGCAATTTGGGAAGGATCGTCGCACGAATTAGCTTGCCGCGACGAATGGAAAGTGGGGCACTTCTACAAGATTCGCGGCACCTTCCAGGAAACGGCCTACGGCGCCAAGATCGAGATCCTGCGTATCCGTGTCGTTGAAGAAGCCGACACCGAATCAGGCTTCGATCCTCTGCTCTGCCAACCGACGGCAGAAAACGATTCTAGCGAGATGTTCGACTATCTTCTCGATCTGGTCGACCGCGAGATCACCACCCCAGAACTTCGCACGCTGGTCACCACCATTTTCGAGCAAAATCGGCAACGCTTGGAGTCGCTCCCTGGAGCGATCCATCACCATCACGCCTACGCCGGAGGTTATCTTGAACACGTCTATAGCGTCACCCGCAATGTTCTCTACCTGATCGACACCTATCGAGGACAACATGCTTCGCTCCGCGACCCTTTAACCCAGCAGCTTGCCATCGCCGGAGCCTTGTTGCATGACATTGGTAAGCTCCACGAACTTGATGCCGACGCCGGCAACACGGCCTACACCACCGCAGGCGAACTAGTCGGGCACATTGCCCTGGGGCGAGATATCGTGCGAGACACAGCCAAAGAGCTGGCAATCGACGCTCCGTGGCTCGTTCGTCTGGAACATCTGATCGTTAGTCACCAAGGGACGCCTGAGCATGGCAGCCCCAAGCAGCCGATGACCTGGGAAGCCAACTTGGTCTATTGGGCAGACCAGCTAGACGGAAACATCTTCCGCTTGGCGAAAACGTTTCAACAGACCGAAACGAATGAGCCCGTTGTTGCTAGTCCCAACCCATTTGGTCGACGGGTCTTTCGGGGGGAATTGGCAATGGAACCGGAATCATCGGCATAACCCGCCTGTTTTTTCCGACCCTCTTTTCCGACAGCCAGGAATCGTAGTCTAGGCTTGAGTGATCTGCCTTCTGGACGGATGGCATATGCCGCGCTTACAGTCGGGACCGTTGAATGATTCTTTATCTCTTACTTTCCATTGCCGCAAATCTACTTGTAGGGTTCTGCGCGGCGGTACGCGTACGTCAGCTTGTTCAACATCAGCCGGCAGTCATTACGATTGAACAAGCAGACTTATTTCTTGGCGAAATTTCCAACGAAGATCCTATCGAAATCCCCCCCACCCGCGACCATCCCCACAATAAGCTCGTCGTACCGGAAGAAGTCATTCCGTACGAATATTTGGCCGTGCTGGAAAATGAAGCCATTGAGTCCAACGGACTGGTCGAAGCGACTGCCCAAGTCCTGCGTTTAGAGATTGGGCGCTATCGCACCAAGCTAATAGCGATTGAAAATCGCCTTCGCGAAGCCTGGTACCAACCGACTGAGCAAGTCTTGCAAGAGATCGCGGACGACCTGGATGCCCTCAACCTCGATTGGCTCGACAAACAAGCTGAAGCATCGCAGCATTTAGACGGAAGCACAGAAGGGCTCGGTGCGTATTCGGATATTGGGCGTCGGCTTTGTGATACCCTTTTCGATCAGACCGCCCAAATCGAAACGACCCTCAGCAATTTGCAGCAGTTGGACTTTACCGACAGCCTGAACGACGTTTGTCGCAAGTTGGTCTTGGAGATCGGTCGCCTGATCGACTTAGCGCATGACCTACGTGACAAAATGACCGAGACCATCGTTACGGTATTGCGGGCCGAGAAACGGTTGGACACGGTTGATAAGAAAATGAAAATGGATTCAGTCACCGGTCTAAGAAACCGTACCGGGTTCGAGTGCCAGCTTTTCGAATGGTGGCGAGATGACATTCGGCGCGAACGTGCTCTCAGTATTGGCCTCATCGATGTCGATGGCTTCCGCAAGATCAACGAACGTCTCAGTACGGAAGTCGGAGATGAAGTGATTGCTGCCCTTGGTGGATTTATTGGCGATATCATGCGCAGCGATCGCGGCTTCGAGTTCCCTATGCGACTGGAAGGGCAACGCTTCATCTTGTTCTTTGGTGACGTCGGGCCTCGTGGTGCCACAAGCTCGATTGAACGCATCCGGCAATCGATTCAAGCGACCAGCTTCCAATACGATGGAGAAGAAATCGATCTTCTCGCCAGCGCCGGCGTTGCGGAGGTTAAACCGGACGATACCGTTGCCAAATTAATGACACGGGTAACGACGGCTTTACGAACCGCCAAAAAGAATGGGCGCAACCGCACTTTCATCGACGAAGGGCATGGTCCCCAGGCGATCGATCCCCCTGAGTACCCAGTTCGTCCTCGTGTCATTCGCATTGGCGAATAGGCACCGTTATTCGCCCTTCTGCGCGACAAGATAGCGATCGTGCCGTGCAAGATCCTTGCCGATGGAAATCTGCTGGTAGCTCCCTAGTTGCTCGGCGATCTTGGCGACTCGCGTCGCAATCATTGGGCTGAATTCCAAAAGCAACCAACCGCCCGGCTTGAGATGGTCGGCCCCCTTCTCCAAGATTCTGCGGAGGATGGCGGTTCCATCCTCGGCGGCAAATAACGCCACGTGCGGCTCGTGAGCGATCACTTGCGGATCCATCATCGCTCGCTCCGATTCTGCCACGTAAGGTGGGTTACTGACAATAATGTCAAACGTTTCCCCCTGCGGCACGGCTTCAAATAGATCGCCTAGCGCGAACTCGATTCGTTCGCTCACTCCGTGCTTCTCGGCATTCTTCTGGGCAACCTGCAAAGCTTTCGCACTGATATCCGTAGCCAAGCAGGTCACATTCTTCGCATGCTTAGCCACCGTCACGGCGATAATGCCGCTGCCCGTTCCCAGTTCCAGCAATCGCAGCGTCCCTTCACTGCCTCGGGCCTTGAGGCGATCGAGTGCTTCGATCACCAAATGCTCGGTTTCTGGACGAGGAATCAGTACATCCGGTGTGACAGCGAATTCCATCGAATAGAACTCGCGCGTCCCTAACAGATAGGCGACCGGCGTTCCGGCGGCACGTTGCTTGACCAACTCGCGAAATTTCGTTCGCTTGTCGTCGTCGACCGTCTCTTCAAACCGGGTGTAAAGCTGAATCTTCTGGCAACCGATTGCATGGCACAGCAACAACTGCGATTCAAGCCGCGCCTCGTCGCTTCCTTTTGATTCCAGGTACTCCGTCGTCCAGTTCAACAAACGGCCAATCGTCCATGGTTCGGCGGTCGACATGCGGACTCTTTGATCTCTTCAGGGGGAAGTGCGCGAAAGGTGAAGAAACCTCGGGCTTAGTCGAGGTCTCCCATTGAACCGCGAAGTTGTTCACGATCGTGGTCAATCAGGGCGTCGATCACGGGCTGTAAATTTCCGGCCATGATCTGGTCGAGTTTGTAGAGCGTGAGATTGATCCGATGGTCGCTGAGCCGGTTTTCGGGGAAGTTATACGTCCGAATCCGCTGACTTCGGTCGCCTGAACCGACCAAGCTCTTTCGCTCGTCGGCTCGCTCTTTGGCTTCCTTCTCGCGTTGAGCTTCGTACAGCTTCGTCTTCAAAAGACGCAACGCTCGGTCGAGATTTTTATGCTGACTTCGCTCTTCACAGCATTGCACAATCACGCCGGTTTCCTGGTGAATCAGTCGCACCGCCGATGCAGTCTTATTCACGTGCTGACCACCGGGGCCGGAACTCGCGGCATATCGTTCCACCGTGTAGCTGTCAGGGCTTAGGTCGAACTCCACTTCTTCCGGCTCGGCCATGACCGCAACGGTTGCCGCCGAGGTGTGCACGCGTCCTTTGGTTTCCGTATCGGGAACACGCTGCACGCGATGCCCGCCACTTTCATACTGCATTTCTCGGTAGACGCCTTCGCCGTGTACCGAAATGATCACTTCCTTGAATCCACCCAGTTCGGTTGGATTCGATTCCATGACTTCGTACTTCCACTTTTTGCTTTCAGCAAAACGTTTGTACATTTCGTACAGGTCGCGTGCGAATAACGCGGCTTCGTCGCCGCCGGTGCCGCCTCGGATTTCCAAGACGATTTTATCACGGTTGGCGTCTTCCCCGCCGATGGTCATATCCAACAGCTCACGCCAAATCTTCTCACGTTTCCCCTTCAGATCCACCAGATCAGCTTCGGCCAACTCGGCCATCTCAGCGTCGTCTCCGTCGATCATCTCGCGTGCGTCTTCAATCTCGCCCACAATCTGCTTGAACTGGCGATAGCGCCCTGCAAGCCGGGCCAACGAACCATGCTCGCGGGCAACGTTAGCCATCATGGTCGAGTTGGACAACACGTCCGGGTCGCTCATTTGCTTTTCGAGGAACTCGAAGCGAGAAAGTTTTTCTTCCAGAATCTCGCGCATGGGTAGAGCTGTCCTGAGAGGGGTCTGCGGTGACAAATCGTTAAACAGACCGATTGCGGGAATCTACGAAAACACGCGAGTCCCCATGTCGAGGATTCTCGCGTGCCGACGAATTTCGAATTGAAAGAAGCTACTTCTTCTTTTTCTTAGCCAGGCTAGCGTAGTTGCCTGCAAACTTGTTCTTAAACTTCTCGATACGACCACCCGAGTCTAAGAAGCGTTCCTTACCGGAGTAGAACGGATGGCAAACGTTACATACGTCGACCACGATTTCCTTCCGGGTACTACGCGTCGAAAACGAGTTGCCACAACCGCACTTAACGACGGTTTCCTGGTATTTTGGATGGATGTTTTCTTTCATCGTTCTTTACTCCGAGGCAAGTTCGCGGACGAGCCCTGCGCCGGTCCGTTCCCCTGTTGTGCTGCGAAACGCACAATTATAGAGTTCAAACGGCTGCGCGACAATCGTAGATGGGCTGGGCGCAACGCCTTTCACCCGAAACGGCTCTCTCTGCCGTGGCCGTGTTACCTACGGGCCCCTTTTTCGGTAAATTAAACGGCTTGAACTCCTAGCAGGCGGTTGATTTTCTGCTTCGATAGCGAGTTATTGAGACTGGGGCGCGGGCAAAGCGTGAATCCGCTGGCATTTTTAACGAGATACGTCGGAGAAAGTCGCAACACAGCAATCGGGCCACTCTCAATAACGTAGCCAAACCGCAATATTCAACCGGCTGCTCAAGTTGGAACCAAT comes from Bremerella cremea and encodes:
- a CDS encoding 3'-5' exoribonuclease YhaM family protein; translation: MTWKISEMANVKQLSELQHGQSADFFAQLCKKVPGTTRQGRPFFAVEFRDNRRNASSAIWEGSSHELACRDEWKVGHFYKIRGTFQETAYGAKIEILRIRVVEEADTESGFDPLLCQPTAENDSSEMFDYLLDLVDREITTPELRTLVTTIFEQNRQRLESLPGAIHHHHAYAGGYLEHVYSVTRNVLYLIDTYRGQHASLRDPLTQQLAIAGALLHDIGKLHELDADAGNTAYTTAGELVGHIALGRDIVRDTAKELAIDAPWLVRLEHLIVSHQGTPEHGSPKQPMTWEANLVYWADQLDGNIFRLAKTFQQTETNEPVVASPNPFGRRVFRGELAMEPESSA
- a CDS encoding sensor domain-containing diguanylate cyclase — encoded protein: MILYLLLSIAANLLVGFCAAVRVRQLVQHQPAVITIEQADLFLGEISNEDPIEIPPTRDHPHNKLVVPEEVIPYEYLAVLENEAIESNGLVEATAQVLRLEIGRYRTKLIAIENRLREAWYQPTEQVLQEIADDLDALNLDWLDKQAEASQHLDGSTEGLGAYSDIGRRLCDTLFDQTAQIETTLSNLQQLDFTDSLNDVCRKLVLEIGRLIDLAHDLRDKMTETIVTVLRAEKRLDTVDKKMKMDSVTGLRNRTGFECQLFEWWRDDIRRERALSIGLIDVDGFRKINERLSTEVGDEVIAALGGFIGDIMRSDRGFEFPMRLEGQRFILFFGDVGPRGATSSIERIRQSIQATSFQYDGEEIDLLASAGVAEVKPDDTVAKLMTRVTTALRTAKKNGRNRTFIDEGHGPQAIDPPEYPVRPRVIRIGE
- the prmC gene encoding peptide chain release factor N(5)-glutamine methyltransferase, whose amino-acid sequence is MSTAEPWTIGRLLNWTTEYLESKGSDEARLESQLLLCHAIGCQKIQLYTRFEETVDDDKRTKFRELVKQRAAGTPVAYLLGTREFYSMEFAVTPDVLIPRPETEHLVIEALDRLKARGSEGTLRLLELGTGSGIIAVTVAKHAKNVTCLATDISAKALQVAQKNAEKHGVSERIEFALGDLFEAVPQGETFDIIVSNPPYVAESERAMMDPQVIAHEPHVALFAAEDGTAILRRILEKGADHLKPGGWLLLEFSPMIATRVAKIAEQLGSYQQISIGKDLARHDRYLVAQKGE
- the prfA gene encoding peptide chain release factor 1 — translated: MREILEEKLSRFEFLEKQMSDPDVLSNSTMMANVAREHGSLARLAGRYRQFKQIVGEIEDAREMIDGDDAEMAELAEADLVDLKGKREKIWRELLDMTIGGEDANRDKIVLEIRGGTGGDEAALFARDLYEMYKRFAESKKWKYEVMESNPTELGGFKEVIISVHGEGVYREMQYESGGHRVQRVPDTETKGRVHTSAATVAVMAEPEEVEFDLSPDSYTVERYAASSGPGGQHVNKTASAVRLIHQETGVIVQCCEERSQHKNLDRALRLLKTKLYEAQREKEAKERADERKSLVGSGDRSQRIRTYNFPENRLSDHRINLTLYKLDQIMAGNLQPVIDALIDHDREQLRGSMGDLD
- the rpmE gene encoding 50S ribosomal protein L31, whose amino-acid sequence is MKENIHPKYQETVVKCGCGNSFSTRSTRKEIVVDVCNVCHPFYSGKERFLDSGGRIEKFKNKFAGNYASLAKKKKK